A single region of the Phoenix dactylifera cultivar Barhee BC4 unplaced genomic scaffold, palm_55x_up_171113_PBpolish2nd_filt_p 001561F, whole genome shotgun sequence genome encodes:
- the LOC103723078 gene encoding chitinase 3-like, translating into MKVWLLAILCSASILGSLAQQCGSQAGGTTCPNGLCCSQYGYCGSTSAYCSTGCQSQCSGGGGSTPSPTPSGGGSGVASLISSSLFDQMLKHRNDAACQAKGFYTYNAFITAANSFAGFGTTGDGTIRKREIAAFLAQTSHETTGGWATAPDGPYAWGYCFKQEQGNPPAYCVQSAQWPCAAGKKYYGRGPIQISYNYNYGPAGKAIGQDLLNNPDLVATDPVVSFKTALWFWMTPQSPKPSSHNVITGQWTPSAADRAAGRVPGYGVITNIINGGIECGKGQDSSVADRIGFYKRYCDILGVSYGDNLDCYNQRPFNQ; encoded by the exons ATGAAGGTCTGGTTGTTGGCAATACTTTGCTCGGCCTCCATACTCGGCAGCCTCGCACAGCAGTGCGGCAGCCAAGCCGGGGGGACGACATGCCCCAATGGGCTATGCTGCAGCCAGTATGGCTACTGTGGTTCCACCTCGGCGTACTGCAGCACTGGCTGCCAGAGCCAGTGCAGCGGCGGCGGTGGCTCAACTCCCAGCCCAACCCCTAGTGGTGGTGGCTCGGGTGTCGCCTCTCTCATCAGCTCGTCACTGTTCGACCAAATGCTCAAGCACCGCAACGATGCGGCCTGCCAAGCCAAGGGATTCTACACTTACAACGCCTTCATTACCGCGGCGAATTCCTTCGCTGGCTTCGGCACAACCGGGGACGGCACTATTCGCAAGAGGGAGATCGCCGCTTTCTTGGCACAGACCTCCCATGAAACAACTG GTGGGTGGGCAACTGCACCAGATGGCCCGTATGCCTGGGGCTACTGTTTTAAACAAGAGCAAGGCAACCCCCCGGCTTACTGTGTCCAAAGCGCACAGTGGCCCTGTGCTGCAGGAAAGAAGTACTACGGCCGAGGACCAATACAAATCTCTTA CAACTACAACTATGGACCGGCTGGTAAAGCCATTGGCCAAGACCTGCTCAACAACCCGGACTTGGTCGCCACCGACCCGGTCGTCTCCTTCAAAACGGCGTTATGGTTCTGGATGACCCCACAATCCCCAAAACCTTCGTCGCATAATGTCATCACCGGGCAATGGACGCCGTCGGCAGCCGACCGAGCGGCGGGACGTGTTCCGGGATATGGGGTCATCACCAACATCATCAACGGTGGGATTGAGTGCGGCAAGGGGCAGGACAGCAGCGTAGCAGACCGGATTGGGTTCTACAAGAGATACTGCGACATACTGGGAGTGAGCTATGGAGACAACTTGGACTGCTACAACCAGAGGCCTTTTAATCAATAA